In Tachysurus vachellii isolate PV-2020 chromosome 24, HZAU_Pvac_v1, whole genome shotgun sequence, the sequence acagacacacacacagacacacctgtTCAGTTCATCCTTGGTCTGTGCTGCTTCATCCCCAATAGTGTAAACTTTAAACCTGAAGAGACAAACAGGTGAGATCAGAAAACAAtgtcattttcttatttttgtgtgtgtgtgtgtgtgtgtgtgtgtgtgtgtgtgtgtgtgtgtgtgtgcgtgtgtgtgtatgccataCTTATTGAAAAGTTCCTCTTTGGTGTCTGGAAGAAGGACTTCACTAGAAGCACAGCTGGAGCTAAACTTTGTCCTGAGAGCGCTCACAAACTCGTTAAACTCCTCAGCacacacctgcaacacacacacacactcaaagtaAGCAAAACAGACCACTGCACATTCctgaaaacacagacacacatacacatgcacacacacggcaGACTCACCAGCAGGTCTGTGTAATTGTTGGTTCTGTTCATGAACTCATCAACCAAAGTTTTATCTTGATACACTTCAGCCAGGCatatcctacacacacacacacacacacacacacacacacacacacacacacacacacacaggtctaaAGGTTTTAAAAGGATTGTATGTGAGGGTTCTTTCGCTTGATCAGCTAGGTATTGAGTGAACCATCATGTTTCTGTCAGAGTGAAGGATTCTTTTACTGGATTTATTTTAAGTTCTAAATGGTTCTACTGTTTGTACCTGTAGTTCAGATGAGTCTGCGGGTTCTTCATGATGTGGCGTGAGCGTCGGCCGACCGCCAGAGACGTTTTATCCTGAGACATTTCCAGGTCTCTGTGCAGAATATCACGCACCACGTTCCACCCAACAAACGGCTTCTTAatctgaacacaacaaaaaatagtTCTAATTATAGTGGGCATGAATGTGTTGGTAGATGCatgtttgtacagtgtgtgtgtgtacctttcgGTTTAGAAAGTGACTGGCGACTCGACATAACATCAGGATGCTGTCCTCCAGGTGAGTCCACATCACTCGCTGTCTCGTCATCTTCATCAGAGCTTTACGATCCGTCTCATCATGACACAAGCTCTTGCTTCTcactacacacccacacagacccacacacaccaccacacacatcacagacccacacaccacacacacaccaccacagacccacacacacaccacacacacacacacacttgcctcACTAGTTTCGACACTAGTCTTTCCTTTCAGTACTTATACTCTGTCGATATAAAAATCTCAGACAGATAGAAATCACGAGTCTCTTTTACTCACATTTCCTCCTCTTTTTAGGTGGCTTGATGATTTCTTTCTTCTGCCTCTTGCGTTTTTGTCTCCTTCCTCCACGCACCTGTTGGTTCCTCGAGCTTGGTTCCACTCTGACCTGCACCGCCTCCTCCAGAACAGCAGGAGGAGCTAGAGGATGACCGTCCTGAAACACTGACAGTTACAGACAGACATTAAAACCCTGGAGTCATTAGAGcccttacacacagacacacacagacgtgtgtactgacctgcacacacagatttgGAGAAGAGGTGTTTGGACAGAACGTTCCTCAGACGCACTTCGTGACTGTCTCCTGGCTGAGGGGACAAACATCCACGAACATTACAACAACATACTAAAGCAACTGctgaaatattaaacagaacAATTACAAAAATGACAACAGTAACATTTACACAACTGTTCATTACAACACTGGGGTCAGTGTTTAGTTCCTGCTCCCTGCTTTCAGAAATACCACCTTCTCACCTTCTTGGGTTTGTTGAGCAGGTGAGTGGTCCAGAGCCAGTTACGTTTCAGGTGACTGTAGAAGCAAGAGTCTAGTCCTCCTGCCCCCTGCCCATTGCCTGGGGTTATGCCATCATCGATGACCTCACAACTCCCTCTGATCAAACATTTcaaaaagcacaaacacacttaaCTTAATACAcatattcataataaataattacagaaaGAGGAGACGCTAACAGCTAAACGCTACTTCTCTTACTTTAGTGTGTACTGCAGTCTCTCATAACTTATTCTCCCTGCAGCAGAGTCGGGCTctgcctcttctctctctgcatctccaTCACTATTACGGTTACGGGGACGAATCACACCTGTCAATGTAAAACAGCGTTAGTTTGCCTGTAGACATTACActaataaggtgtgtgtgtgttagttacctAGTGGAGtgttaagacacacacacagcaggtcgAACCAGTAGTTCTCCACATCCTGCTGTGTGTTAAAGGTATAACGTCGTCTCTCAAACGGCCGTGTCTCTATAGCTCGGTTATAGTGAGGCTCGCATACTGTTGTGTCCACAATTGTTGCATGTTTCTTTAGGAAAAAAAAGCCctgtgagagacacacacacacacacacacacacacacagtaaagtgATACAGTATGGAAACaatacacatgtacagtatagtttTTGCATAAAATACTAAGTAGCATAGTGTGTGTTAGCGAGAGATGGATATAAAACTGCCAATGcaaaaatgtgtctgtgtgtgtgagtgagagagagtgagtgggagtgagtgtgtgagtgagtgggattgggtgtgtgtgagagtgtcagtgtgagtgagtgagagtgtgagtgatcatgtgtgtgtgagtgagcgagtgagtgtgtgtgtgacagaggtACCGTGTGTGAGACAGGTAGCTTATGTGTTACCTGATCCTTGTCCATGAACTTCTCAGTGGGCCCGAACTGTAGAAGACCCATGTAACACAGCCTCTGAAGGTTCTCATAGAAACTGAAGAAGTACTTCCTGTTCAGGCAggaaatgacattaaaacaatCAACATCAAATAAGAGcatgatcattattattattacaagtgGTGAATTTACAAATGAGAAGGctaataacagtgtgtgtgagtgagcgagtgtgtatgagagagtgtgtgtgtgtgtgagagagagagtgtgtgtgagagagagtgtgtgtgtgtgtgtgtgcgtgtgtgagagagagagtgtgagtgtgtgtgtatgagtgagtgtgtatgagagagtgtgtgtgtgtgagagagtgtgtatgagagagtgtgtgtgtgtgtgagagagagagtgtgtgtgagagagagtgtgtgtgtgtgtgcgtgtgtgagagagagagtgtgagtgtgtgtgtatgagtgagtgtgtatgagagagtgtgtgtgtgtgagagagtgtgtatgagagagtgtgtgtgtgtgtgagagagagagtgtgtgtgagagagagtgtgtgtgtgtgtgcgtgtgtgagagagagtgtgagtgtgtgtgtatgagtgagtgtgtatgagagagtgtgtgtgtgtgagagagtgtgtgagagagagtgagtgtgtgtgtgtgtgtgagtgtgagcgagtgtgagggtgtgtgagtgaatgagagtgtgtgtgcgtgtgtgaaagagagtgtgtgtgtgagagagagaatatgcatgtgtgtgtgtgcgtgtgtgtgagagagagagtgtgtgagtgtgtgagagagtgtgtgagtgtgtgtgtatgagtgagtgtgtgtatgagagagtgtgtgtgagtgtgtgagagagagtgagtgtgtgtgtgtatgagtgagtgtgtgtgtgtgagtgtgtgcgagtgtgtgcgagtgtgagtgaatgagagtgtgtgtgcatgtgtgagagtgtgtgtgtgtatgagtgagtgtgtgtgtgtgagtgtgtgcgagtgcgtgtgtgagagagagtgtgtgtgtgagagagagaatgtgcatgtgtatacgagtgtgtgtgtgagagagagagagagacagtgtgtgtgtgtgtgtgtgtgtgtgtgtgtgtgtgtaccgtcgGTGCAGTAGCCTTGTTTTGATGCTAGATGGGAGGAACCTGATGAGGTAATGCTGCTTCACTGGGTCACTCAGATACTCCTCTAAACCATCCACCTACAATCCATACAACAGCAACACAACATGGCAGCAGCAGTAtaacaaatgtattaatatatactATAAAGTGTAAACTAGTAAAGTGTAGaactatataatattatattgtagTATCTAGTACACTTTATACAGTGTGTCAGACTGTCATTAGACTGTCATTAGACTGTCATTAGACTGTCATTAGACTGTGGTAACACTATTATACTGTACAGCACTCAGTGTCCTAGTGTTAATAAAGATTACAGTGTGGAATATATTGTAGTCtatattattttacagcagtataatcttagtaaaatattattctttacagtgttgtgtgtgtgtgtgtgtgtgtgtgtgtgtgtaccttgaaGTTGATCTGGATgatctgtacatacacactgagaggaagagagatgaGAGCATCGCTGGTTAAAGCCCAGCCATAACCAAACTCTCTGTGGACTGGCAACGGTGGAACAAAGCGCTTCCAACTCACCTCCTTAGTGTACACTGTGACCGAGAGAAAGGTTTAACAATACTGTTATTCATTATCTACATCTGCTTTACAATTTCTCATTGCAAGCCTTCCTTAGTATATATGCCCAGGTGTCCCCTCGTTACCTTCGCCAGGTGTCCCCTCGTTACCCTGCCCAGGTGTCCCCTCGTTACCCTGCCCAGGTGTCCCCTCGTTACCTTCGCCAGGTGTCCCCTCGTTACCTTCGCCAGGTGTCCCCTCGTTTCCCTGCCCAGGTGTCCCCTCGTTACCTTCGCCAGGTGTCCCCTCGTTTCCCTGCCCAGGTGTCCCCTCGTTACCTTCGCCAGGTGTCCCCTCGTTACCCTGCCCAGGTGTCCCCTCGTTACCCTGCCCAGGTGTCCCCTCGTTACCTTCGCCAGGTGTCCCCTCGTTTCCCTGCCCAGGTGTCCCCTCGTTACCTTCGCCAGGTGTCCCCTCGTTACCTTCGCCAGGTGTCCCCTCGTTTCCCTGCCCAGGTGTCCCCTCGTTTCCCTGCCCAGGTGTCCCCTCGTTTCCCTGCCCAGGTGTCCCCTCGTTTCCCTGCCCAGGTGTCCCCTCGTTTCCCTGCCCAGGTGTCCCCTCGTTTCCCTGCCCAGGTGTCCCCTCGTTTCCCTGCCCAGGTGTCCCCTCGTTACCATGCCCAGGTGTCCCCTCGTTACCCTGCCCAGCTTCCACTACGTTAGCGCATTagccctctctctatctcctctTTGTGAATGAATGCAGGCACTTCAGCAAcagttacaaaaaaattaaaagccaATTTCCTTCCCCATTCCTTGTAACACTTCCTCCACAGTCACACTGTTGGCCAGCATACACCTGACGCCATGGTGGAGCGAGAGAGGTGTTGCGAGGGACGCCATCCAGCTCCTGCCCTGTTACTACTTACCTGACTAACTTACCTGACTAATAAATTACACTTCCAACACACAAACGTTGTGAATAATATAATCAAACTGTAATGTAGTGCGTTAAGCAGTGAACTacatagattagattagattagacttaCCTGGCTAAAAGTGAGTGATTTGATATAATTAGCCTGATTTGATTGATTATCTGTGATAAGCTGAATTGTGAATATGTGATTGGTGAATCTGTGTAcctgtgaactgtgtgtgttcaggtgatgcCGTGTCAGCAACCTCCTGCTCCTCAGTGTGGGGGGACTGAGTGATGTCCTGCACATCAGAAGTGACCTCTGAGTCAGTAGTCACAGTCGGGCCATTGGGGTCACTTGGGCGCGATCTTTTTAGAGGGTGACCATAGATCAGATACCACAGGAACGTGTGGATCACACGAAAACGTGGCATCTTTGGCTGGTAACCTAGAGAGCGACTGAGTCCTGgcactgaaacaaacacacacacacacacactacactcaacTTCACCGTCTTAACAACTGGGTGAAATCACACAATCCAATGGTATTTTATTCTCACCTATGCTTGGTTTGAAGTCCTTCATCGCCTTCACACCCATTTTCTCCTCCGTCTTTCCCTGGAAATTTACACCATCAGGCTTCGATTTGTTCGCTCCCTGAGAGAGCGCCTTCGCCTTGTCCTCCTCACTTCTTAGcctgagagatagatagagtggaggagagagagcaagaaaaagagacagagagaggtgggggcagagagagagagagagagagagagagagaacgcgagagagagagagagagtttgttaCCTTTCCATCATTTTAGAATGTTTTAACCACAGGATGCACACTACTCAGGTCCAGATAACAGATCTCTAAGGCAAACATCTACTggtagatttctgtaaagatgcttagACACAGTtgataaaggtttttttttttttttttttttaccgatGCACGGTGTAGGAGCTGGAAATCTTGAACCGGACCTGCTCTATAGCACTTCTCACTAATGGATCGTCTGGAGTGACAGATGGATGAACGACAAACTCCACCTGTTAAAAGAGATGCATCCAAAATGATCATCAGTTCCTGTACAACACAATGAGACTCTGATCTCTGGTCTTTGGGTGTTGTTGATCAGAGACTTCATCAATCTCAGTAGATATGATCTCAGTGGTCTCAGCCCTGTTGCTGAGAGTTGTTGGTTTTACTCTCCAAGTCTTGGTTTGAACTGTTGATTATAAGATTCTTGATTTGAGCTTTTTTGGTCTGAGTCTTAGCCCAAAAGGGTCTCGGTCTGGGTCTCGTAGTCGGGGAGTTGTCACTCAGGGGCTTGTTCTGAGTCTCCCAGCTCAGTAATGTGGACACTGGTCTCTTTTCCTATTGTTATAGTATGTAGTATAGTTCTGGGTCGAGTCACTAGAGTCAGAATACTCATCAGGATCTGGATCATATATTcacacatatgtatgtgtgtgtgtttgtgtgcttacGTTCTTGCTAACTCCGTCCTGTATTACTGTAGTTCTATACATTTTGAGGAAGCCTTCTCTAGAGAGAGTGCGTATCAGCCTCAAGATGCTTTTCTTACACACTTTAGTGTTCACACCCTCCTGCTTCTCCTCATCCATCAGCTTCTTCTGCAGCCTAATAGTGTGTAGAGAATTCAAGAAATAGGAGTGATAACattgtttgtagaatttttatgtgtgtgtgtgtgtgtgtgtgtgtgtgtgtgtgtgtgtgtgtgtgtgcgtctcacGTGAAAAGCCCCTCGATGACCTTCGTGTTGCGTACAGCTTCTATAATAATGTTCTTCCTTCTGAGCAGACGATACGTCTGATGAAACGtcaaacttcttttttttgttggattTAACTGAAATAAGAGAACATCCAttcacatccatccatccgtctgtGTATCTATAACATCCGTCTATCCATTTATATCAATCGTTAGCTGATCCGTGAATTAATATTCCAGTCTTTTTCAGTCTGTTAAAATtattgcattaatattaaacCTTAAAAGTTTCTCTAAAGACACAAACCTCAGGCTTAGTGCCGAATtcctcaaacaccatcattgcCTCCTCTGCATTTTGGGATTGATCGTTGATGATGCTGGGAGTTTGGTCCACAGTAGTGTCCAGGTTTACGAGCACATCATCCCTCTCTTCTACATCACTAAGTTCTGCCCCAGGGGAGGACTCAACTTTCACTGTGGAATGAGCAGGCTGCTTCTCTGAAGAACATCAcgttaaatcacatttaaacaaCTGGATTAAATATTTATCATCATCGTGTACGTTTTGTGACCAGGTGTGAGTTATAATCAGGTGTGTGTACTGATGGGGGGTGAGTTATATTGTCAGGTACTCACTCCTCAGGGGTGTGGAATGTCTGAGTGCTGAGTCGGTAACTTCCTTCTGTTGTCTTTTAAGCACTGATTTGTTCTTCCTGCCTGCTTTGGCTTTTGACCTTTGCCCTTTGGCAGGaacctcttcctcttcctgggGGTCTGCCTCAGTATCCGGTCCAGGAGTGGGCGTGTCCTCCTGTGGTGCTCGAAGTTTCTCACTGCGTTCTCTCTCTTTAGTGAAGTCCAGATTGAGTTTGCTTTTCTCTACAAAAAGTTTACTAATGTACTTTGTTGTACGCTGTCTCCCTTCGTCCTCCATAAAAccctgacccacacacacacacacacacacacacagcattacagTTGTTGTTTACATGCTAAGAcacatatattgtgtgtgtgttagtgtgttacctTGATCATGTGGTTCCTCTCCAGAACTCTACAGATCATGCGGCTCTCCAGTTTGCCGATGTTCAGCTGTCCCCTTAACAGGGTCTTGGAAATACCTTTTGGTCCTGTAGTCACCACTGAACCAACCAATCGCAGCACAGAGAGCAAGTGTCAATCACCTCAAACTAAACATTTAGACCATTGTTAATTTACTTTTCTATTGATTTGTTATTCATTGATAATTTACTGACCAATCTCATAAGCCTGTGCCAGTAGGTCTCGCTCAATATCCCGAGCCTGGGCCTGAACATTCCTCTTAACAGGGACGTCCCCATCGTCATCGTTattctcatcatcatcttcatcatcatctattGGATTTTTTCTATACGGCTTCAAAAGTTTTAGACATCGAACATAAATGTCTGTACCTGAGAACCAAAAAGAGAATCAATAAGAGGGACACTGTCAatcaaaaagagacagagacagagacagacacagagagagagagagagagagagagagagagagagagagagagagagagagagagagagagagagagggacagagagagagagagggacagagagagagagagggacagagacagagagagagagacagagagagagacagagagacagagagagagagagagagagagagagagagagagagagggacagagacagagagagagagacagagagagagagaggggtgcaAATAGTTGTGTACTGAGTTGTTTAGGGatatgtatatacgtgtgtgtgtgtgtgtgtgtatatgtgtgtgtgtgtgtgcgtgaatgtgtgtgtgcgtgtatgtgtgtgtgtatgtgcgtgtatgtgtatgtatgtgtgtgagcgtgtgtatgtgtgtgtgtgtgtgtgtgcggttatgtgtatttatgtgtgtgagtgtgtgtatgtgtgtatgtgtgtgtatgtgtgtatgtgtgtgtatgtgtgtatgtgtgtgtatgtgtgtatgtgtatgtgtgtgtgtatgtgtgtgtgtatgtctgtgtgtatgtgtgtgtgtatgtgtgtgtgtgtatgtgtgtgtatgtgtgtgtgtgtgtatgtgtatgtgtgtatgtgtgtgtatgtgtgtgtatgtgtgtgtgtgtgtgtgtgtgtgtatgtgtgtatctgtgtgtgtgtgtgtgtgtgtgtgtgtgtgtctgtgtgtgtgtgtgtgtgtgtatcggtgtgtgtgtgtgtatctgtgtgtgtgtgtgtgtgtgggtgtacgtgtgtgtatgtgtgtgtgtgtgtgtgtatctgtgtgtgtgtacgtgtgtgtatgtgtgtgtgtgtgtgtgtatctgtgtgtgtgtacgtgtgtgtgtgtatgtgtgtgtatgtgtgtatctgtgtgtatctgtgtgtgtgtgtgtgtgtgtgtatcggtgtgtgtgtgtgtatctgtgtgtgtgtgtgtgtgtacgtgtgtgtatgtgtgtgtgtgtatctgtgtgtgtgtacgtgtgtgtatgtgtgtgtgtgtgtgtgtatctgtgtgtgtgtacgtgtatctgtgtgtgtgtacgtgtgtgtgtgtatgtgtgtgtatgtgtgtgtctgtgtgtgtgtgtgtgtgtgtgtatcggtgtgtgtgtgtgtgtatcggtgtgtgtgtgtgtatctgtgtgtgtgtgtgtgtgtacgtgtgtgtgtgtgtgtgtgtgtgtgtgtgtgtatctgtgtgtgtgtacgtgtgtgtatgtgtgtgtgtgtgtatctgtgtgtgtgtacgtgtgtgtgtgtatgtgtgtacagtatataggtcTGTTTATAGAGTTTAGATAAAGTACAAACTGACCTTTCTTGGTCTTACAGGGTCCAGCGTCTGGGTTTAATTCCTGTAGAGGAACTGATACCAAACTCACCATCTTAGCAGCCTGCATGTACTGATACATCTTCTTAAACGTCCGCTCACAGATGTGCTGCAGAGAGGacgtgtatatacacacacacacacacacacacacacacacacacacacacacacacacacacacacacacacacacacacacagtgttacactgGAAGTGATACACACTGCTTCTGAGTTCTGTCTTTCTACAAAGgtcctctctctcttacacacagacacacaccccaccccaggcacacacacacccaaccccaggtacacacacacacccaaccccaggtacacacacacacccaaccccaggtacacacacacacccaaccccaggcacacacacacacccaaccccaggcacacacacacacacacccaaccccaggcacacacacacacacccaaccccagacacacacacacccacaaccccagacacacacacacccacaaccccagacacacacacacacaaccccagacacacacacacacacatacacacacaaccccagacacacacacacacaaccccagacacacacacacacaaccccagacacacacacacacacacaaccccagacacacacacacacacacaaccccagacacacacacacacacacacaaccccagacacacacacacacacacacacacaaccccagacacacacacacacacaaccccagacacacacacacaaccccagacacacacacacaaccccagacacacacacacaaccccagacacacacacacacacacaaccccagacacacacacacacacacaaccccagacacacacacacacaaccccagacacacacacacaaccccagacacacacacacacacacaaccccagacacacacacacacacaaccccagacacacacacacacacaaccccagacacacacaaccccagacacacacacacacaaccccagacacacacacacacaaccccagacacacacacacacacacaaccccagacacacacacacacaaccccagacacacacacacacacacacaaccccagacacacacacacacaaccccagacacacacacacacaaccccagacacacacacacacaaccccagacacacacacacacaaccccagacacacacacacacaaccccagacacacacacacacaaccccagacacacacacacacaaccccagacacacacacacacaaccccagacacacacacacaaccccagacacacacacacaaccccagacacacacacaaccccagacacacacacacacacacacacacaaccccagacacacacacacacaaccccagacacacacacacacaaccccagacacacacacacacacaaccccagacacacacacaaccccagacacacacacacaaccccagacacacacacacaaccccagacacacacaccccaccccagacacacacacaccccaccccagacacacacacaccccaccccagacacacacacaccccaccccagacacacacacaccccaccccacacacacacacaccccaccccagacacacacacaccccaccccagacacacacacaccccaccccagacacacacacaccccaccccagacacacacacaaccccagacacacacacacaaccccagacacacacacaaccccagacacacacacaaccccagacacacacacaaccccagacacacacagctcaccAGCTGGTCCCTCAGTTTAATCATGATGCCCAAGTTGTTGGGGAGCTCAGACAGAATGTTGGATGTCGACTCCATCAGGATGTCGTACTTACTTCTCCTGAGACCATGAAAAGAAGACACACACTATCAcctttacactgtgtgtgtgtatatgtgtgtaaaacCATGTACTGTAAGActaacagtgaaggaggcacagtttctgtgtgtcagtctcataCCTGTCAACATGGAAGCGCTTGAGCAACAGCAGGATGGAGTGTTTTTGAGCTCCTGAGGGCAGGCGAACAACATGTGACTGCATGGTGATCAGACCGTTCTTATCCAGACATTTACGAAGGTAATGAATCTTCCCTGAGTCAAGCCtgaacagccaatcagagaagAGCTGTCTCATTCAAAAGTGaataaactgcatttcattgagCCTCCTGTGTTAACCCACattaacaaagtgtgtgtgtgtgtgtgtgcgtgtgcgtgtgtgtgcgtctgtgtctgtgtgcgtctgtgtgtgtgtctgtgtgtgtctgtgtgtgtctgtgtgtgtctgtgtgcgtctgtgtgtgtgtctgtgtgtgtctgtgtgtgtgctacgTGTACCTgcatgcgtctgtgtgtgtgctacgTGTACCTGCATGCTATGGTTTGTAAGTCTCTTTGTAACTCTCCCTGCCAGCGAGCTCGTCCCAGCCTCTCTAAAATACAGTAGGACAAGTCATTCAGCTTCAGCTCTGGATTTCCTTCACAGCCGATCAGAGTACGATATCTGACTTGCTGACTCGCCACAATCACCAGCTTCTCCCCCCACctcaagaaacaaacaaacaaactgtaaaCTAGTGCAACATCATTAATAATCATCtcagtttaaaaacacacagtgtacagtgtaaacaaCTCTCATTACACACAAccgtgtgggcatgtgtgtgtgtaagtgtatgtgtactgactgcgcatgtgtgtgtgtaagtgtgtgtgtgtgtgtactgactgcgCATGTGCCTCCTGCAGTGTGAgtcgaggtgtgtgtgtctctgtcctgaTGAGGTTGTTTAtgtccttcctctctctgtaaTAGAAACAAGACCCCTGAATGCCTCCC encodes:
- the LOC132839178 gene encoding general transcription factor 3C polypeptide 1-like, which encodes MDALEMVLDEVSLEGLDGITVSCLWIRLHNRQPCFPLTLDAMTQQYVWTFLVSCHHEVSFYLLPQDRPAVTLYDRFLEIDPETGIQELRGVPQPNEDVYPASAVLDDPGGIQGSCFYYRERKDINNLIRTETHTPRLTLQEAHAQWGEKLVIVASQQVRYRTLIGCEGNPELKLNDLSYCILERLGRARWQGELQRDLQTIACRLDSGKIHYLRKCLDKNGLITMQSHVVRLPSGAQKHSILLLLKRFHVDRRSKYDILMESTSNILSELPNNLGIMIKLRDQLHICERTFKKMYQYMQAAKMVSLVSVPLQELNPDAGPCKTKKGTDIYVRCLKLLKPYRKNPIDDDEDDDENNDDDGDVPVKRNVQAQARDIERDLLAQAYEIVVTTGPKGISKTLLRGQLNIGKLESRMICRVLERNHMIKGFMEDEGRQRTTKYISKLFVEKSKLNLDFTKERERSEKLRAPQEDTPTPGPDTEADPQEEEEVPAKGQRSKAKAGRKNKSVLKRQQKEVTDSALRHSTPLRKKQPAHSTVKVESSPGAELSDVEERDDVLVNLDTTVDQTPSIINDQSQNAEEAMMVFEEFGTKPELNPTKKRSLTFHQTYRLLRRKNIIIEAVRNTKVIEGLFTLQKKLMDEEKQEGVNTKVCKKSILRLIRTLSREGFLKMYRTTVIQDGVSKNVEFVVHPSVTPDDPLVRSAIEQVRFKISSSYTVHRLRSEEDKAKALSQGANKSKPDGVNFQGKTEEKMGVKAMKDFKPSIVPGLSRSLGYQPKMPRFRVIHTFLWYLIYGHPLKRSRPSDPNGPTVTTDSEVTSDVQDITQSPHTEEQEVADTASPEHTQFTVYTKEVSWKRFVPPLPVHREFGYGWALTSDALISLPLSVYVQIIQINFKVDGLEEYLSDPVKQHYLIRFLPSSIKTRLLHRRKYFFSFYENLQRLCYMGLLQFGPTEKFMDKDQGFFFLKKHATIVDTTVCEPHYNRAIETRPFERRRYTFNTQQDVENYWFDLLCVCLNTPLGVIRPRNRNSDGDAEREEAEPDSAAGRISYERLQYTLKGSCEVIDDGITPGNGQGAGGLDSCFYSHLKRNWLWTTHLLNKPKKPGDSHEVRLRNVLSKHLFSKSVCAVFQDGHPLAPPAVLEEAVQVRVEPSSRNQQVRGGRRQKRKRQKKEIIKPPKKRRKLRSKSLCHDETDRKALMKMTRQRVMWTHLEDSILMLCRVASHFLNRKIKKPFVGWNVVRDILHRDLEMSQDKTSLAVGRRSRHIMKNPQTHLNYRICLAEVYQDKTLVDEFMNRTNNYTDLLVCAEEFNEFVSALRTKFSSSCASSEVLLPDTKEELFNKFKVYTIGDEAAQTKDELNSVEDIHTLVLNNLIQSTLVLSNMQMKTCRAFQSFSLYSKYNQEVLQQVFLSCKKRGLLNRRRANNFHGPKKNRGVPCLPMSYQLSQHYYRYFSWRFPGTLYNDVYELLQALGEKGRVDRPNTFCFQKEKARDEGAQESGGGGGGGGVEDDDKYLVPASDVEDMLVFSMDSAGGATACCLTLMTLGLMSVDVCIPQQIVVVDSTLVDNEVVKSITKELYDEEDDEGGARFEVKAHQASHTNYLLMKGYFVPGIISLRNVTSTEHIAVNACSLHIRLRNTHTHSLFTQTDSTVFSAPSLPSFISRVIDQQRVHGQNFLEECMSILDYNREDVEAVQEVMVTVETEKEFGINLQDLYRKCTHLEQVEKGRSRTLQQYIQDLLDYEQVLEVGALSPRLVSLDFAVPWLLQCPKVSEELSPLTEDAPPITTDITPEAAPSTSSDVTSEALPSSYKPPLKRPLDQPDEDVAPADKRPCMEMAAMETQESGTEVDPATSNKEEVHSDVSALHTCDNQKENVRQSQGGENPVSPEEEDVLSFVARPWRVVDGSLNRPVCKGMLEALLLHIMTHPGVPEPALLQHYSGVLQPMVVLDLLKVLEYLGCIIKRYTVNRPKASLFSHPGTPKVKGHGVARMGADVVAFYEPTVDCIIRISKLFPHESSWNRWVQMFVR